One window from the genome of Cricetulus griseus strain 17A/GY chromosome 2, alternate assembly CriGri-PICRH-1.0, whole genome shotgun sequence encodes:
- the Txnl4a gene encoding thioredoxin-like protein 4A isoform X2 — protein sequence MSYMLPHLHNGWQVDQAILSEEDRVVVIRFGHDWDPTCMKMDEVLYSIAEKKWKIVGDLSHLV from the exons ATGTCGTACATGCTTCCGCATCTGCACAATGGCTGGCAGGTAGACCAGGCCATCCTCTCGGAGGAGGACCGCGTGGTCGTCATTCGTTTCGGGCACGACTGGGACCCCACTTGCATGAAGATGGACGAGGTTCTGTACAGCATCGCCGAGAAG AAATGGAAGATAGTGGGAGATCTTTCTCATCTTGTATGA
- the Txnl4a gene encoding thioredoxin-like protein 4A isoform X3, which produces MYELYDPCTVMFFFRNKHIMIDLGTGNNNKINWAMEDKQEMVDIIETVYRGARKGRGLVVSPKDYSTKYRY; this is translated from the exons ATGTATGAGCTGTACGACCCATGTACTGTCATGTTTTTCTTCAG aaacAAACATATCATGATTGATTTGGGCACTGGCAACAACAACAAGATCAATTGGGCCATGGAAGACAAGCAAGAAATGGTTGACATCATAGAGACTGTGTACCGTGGTGCCCGAAAGGGCCGGGGTCTAGTGGTGTCTCCCAAGGACTACTCTACAAAGTACAGATACTAA
- the Txnl4a gene encoding thioredoxin-like protein 4A isoform X1, whose product MSYMLPHLHNGWQVDQAILSEEDRVVVIRFGHDWDPTCMKMDEVLYSIAEKVKNFAVIYLVDITEVPDFNKMYELYDPCTVMFFFRNKHIMIDLGTGNNNKINWAMEDKQEMVDIIETVYRGARKGRGLVVSPKDYSTKYRY is encoded by the exons ATGTCGTACATGCTTCCGCATCTGCACAATGGCTGGCAGGTAGACCAGGCCATCCTCTCGGAGGAGGACCGCGTGGTCGTCATTCGTTTCGGGCACGACTGGGACCCCACTTGCATGAAGATGGACGAGGTTCTGTACAGCATCGCCGAGAAG GTTAAAAATTTTGCAGTTATTTATCTTGTGGATATTACAGAAGTACCCGACTTCAACAAGATGTATGAGCTGTACGACCCATGTACTGTCATGTTTTTCTTCAG aaacAAACATATCATGATTGATTTGGGCACTGGCAACAACAACAAGATCAATTGGGCCATGGAAGACAAGCAAGAAATGGTTGACATCATAGAGACTGTGTACCGTGGTGCCCGAAAGGGCCGGGGTCTAGTGGTGTCTCCCAAGGACTACTCTACAAAGTACAGATACTAA
- the Rbfa gene encoding putative ribosome-binding factor A, mitochondrial isoform X2: MRVVFPSRVAGRRFGRPRLTRPSVPQPLVLAGRALRGMWAGAAGLRGSCARLQALRGGHGAAFFPGRAQALHTSVASHGSKNLLKKFASKTRKKFWYEGPSLGSHLTHKPSKFEFLMKSTLKKTRKEDTVRLRVLNGLLYKALTELLCTPAVSQEVYDLNVELSKVSVTSDFSACRVYWKIGVSADQNRHTEAVLQRSAAYIRHLLMSQQTLRNVPPIVFIQDKKDILLAEVDRLLAVADFGPPDERDGLALDCLRNPEALSSHDAQEPATHPNLCGIDHEALNKQIMEYKRKKEKGLQCMNLAQPSGQELVPDLTHLLRRRKKTSSRRHQDTSPRSFLLGEEAEDEEEEDNTTEYGCQAHEAEEDWEAEARGDGVQQGPCGKREQR, from the exons ATGCGTGTGGTTTTCCCGTCCCGCGTCGCCGGTCGCAGGTTTGGTCGCCCCAGGCTCACGCGTCCGTCAGTCCCGCAGCCTCTGGTGCTTGCGGGCCGCGCGCTGCGAGGGATGTGGGCCGGGGCCGCGGGGCTGAGGGGCTCCTGCGCCCGGCTGCAGGCCCTTCGGGGCGGCCATGGGGCCGCTTTTTTTCCCGGCCGCGCGCAGGCCCTGCACACCTCTGTTGCTTCCCACGGGAGCAAGAACTTACTCAAGAAATTTGCCTCGAAAACCAG AAAGAAATTCTGGTATGAAGGTCCGTCCCTCGGGTCTCATTTGACTCACAAGCCATCCAAGTTTGAGTTCCTCATGAAAAGTACCTTAAAGAAGACCAGGAAGGAAGACACTGTACGCCTCAGAGTCCTGAATGGCCTTCTCTACAAAGCATTGACAGAATTGCTGTGTACTCCTGCAGTGAGCCAGGAGGTCTATGACCTGAATGTGGAGCTCTCCAAG GTCTCTGTGACTTCAGACTTCTCCGCCTGCCGAGTGTACTGGAAGATAGGTGTCTCTGCAGACCAGAACAGGCACACGGAGGCTGTCCTGCAGAGGAGTGCTGCCTACATAAG GCACCTTCTCATGTCTCAGCAGACCCTGAGAAATGTTCCACCCATAGTGTTTATTCAAGACAAAAAAGACATACTTCTGGCTGAG GTAGACCGGTTACTAGCAGTGGCTGACTTTGGACCCCCAGATGAAAGGGATGGCTTGGCACTGGATTGTTTGAG gaaccCTGAAGCTCTGTCATCACATGATGCCCAAGAACCAGCCACACACCCAAATCTGTGTGGGATTGACCATGAGGCCCTGAATAAGCAAATAATGGAGTATAAACGCAAGAAGGAGAAAGGGCTCCAGTGCATGAACCTGGCACAGCCATCAGGGCAGGAGCTGGTCCCTGACCTGACTCATTtgctgagaaggagaaagaagacatcATCCCGCCGGCACCAGGACACTTCCCCAAGAAGCTTCCTTTTGGGTGAGGAGGCTGAGGacgaggaggaagaggacaacaCCACAGAGTATGGATGCCAGGCTCATGAGGCAGAAGAggactgggaagcagaggccagaggtgatgGGGTACAGCAGGGGCCCTGTGGCAAAAGAGAACAGAGGTAG
- the LOC103158544 gene encoding N-alpha-acetyltransferase 11, whose translation MNIRRARPDDLMNMQHCNLLCLPENYQMKYYFYHGLSWPQLSYIAEDEDGKIVGYVLAKMEEDPDDVPHGHITSLAVKRSHRRLGLAQKLMDQASRAMIENFSAKYVSLHVRKSNRAALHLYSNTLNFQVSEVEPKYYADGEDAYAMKRDLSQMADELRRQLVLKKGRYVVLGSKENQGNTPGSEEACQQENLAGDDSGSDSKDITDVQDSLQDLDSTS comes from the coding sequence ATGAACATCCGCCGTGCTCGGCCAGATGACCTGATGAACATGCAGCACTGCAACCTGCTCTGCCTGCCGGAGAACTACCAGATGAAGTACTATTTCTATCACGGCCTCTCCTGGCCCCAGCTCTCCTATATTGCTGAGGATGAGGACGGGAAGATTGTGGGTTATGTCCTGGCCAAAATGGAGGAGGATCCTGATGATGTCCCTCACGGACACATCACTTCACTGGCTGTGAAACGCTCCCACCGGCGTCTCGGCCTGGCCCAGAAGCTGATGGACCAGGCCTCACGAGCCATGATCGAGAACTTCAGCGCCAAGTATGTATCCCTGCATGTCAGAAAGAGCAACCGCGCAGCCTTGCACCTTTATTCCAACACCCTGAACTTCCAGGTTAGTGAGGTGGAGCCCAAGTACTATGCAGATGGAGAGGATGCATATGCTATGAAGCGAGACCTCTCACAGATGGCAGATGAGCTCAGACGGCAGCTGGTGCTGAAGAAAGGCAGATATGTGGTTCTGGGTTCCAAGGAGAATCAGGGCAACACTCCTGGTTCTGAAGAGGCCTGTCAGCAGGAGAACCTGGCCGGAGATGATAGTGGCAGTGACAGCAAAGACATCACTGATGTCCAAGACAGCCTGCAGGACTTGGATTCCACCTCTTAG